TCGAGGCGGTGGCCGAGTTGCGTGCCGTGGTGCTGCGGGCGGATCTGGAACGGCTCGGGCGGTACGACGAGCAGCGGGTGCGGCAGCGGCTGCGGGACGGCTTCGATCCGGCCCACACCTGGGTGATCGAGGTGGGCGCGGCGTTCGCCGGCTGTGTGGCGCTGCGGCCGGCCGAGGACGCCCACTGGCTGGAGCACTTCTATCTGGCCCCGCACCTTCAGGGCAGCGGTATCGGCTCGGGAGTGCTGCGCGAGCTGCTGGAGCGGTGCGACCGCCGCGGTGTCCTCGTCCGGTTGAACGTCCTGCGGGGCAGTGCGGCGCAACGGCTGTACGAGCGGCACGGGTTCACCGTCGAGACCGAGGACGCGGTGGACGTGTTCATGGTGCGCGAGCTGTGCTGACGGCGGTCAGCGGGGACCGGCTGCGGCGCCGTCAGGCCACCTCCCACATCACGAAGATGTACAGCGCCGCCTCGATCTGTGCCTTCGTACGGTCGTCGACCTCCCCCGCGAACCTGACGAAGACCACGCCGGACCCGGGATCGGCCGCGACGAACAGGGTCAACGGCACCCGGCCCAGCAGCGGGTAGTCGTACCAGTCGGACCGCTCGACATCCGTCCCCGGCAGGGCGGTTTCGATGGCCTGCCAGTCCGAGTCGTCGAACTCGTATCCCGCGAACCTGGCGACCGATTCACACAACGGCCGCAGATTGACATCGACGATCCAGCCGCCGTCGAACGCGCTGTCGGGATCCGGCGCGGCCATCCCTGAGCCCATGTCAGGAGAGCCAGTCGGTGTAGCGCGTGGGGGCGAGGTGAGCGTTCTTGTCGGTGAGGACGTCGCCCTTGACGGCGGCGAACATGCCGGCGGTGGGGTCGGTGACGACCGTACGGCTGTCCCCCTTGTGGGACAGGGTGATCCGGCCCAGCTCGTCCAGGGGGAAGATCTCGGGGCCGCCGATGTCGCGGATGCCGTTCAGCGGGGCGCCGACGGCGGCCTCCGTCACGGCCCGGGCCACGTCCTTGGCGGCGATCGGCTGGATCGGGGTGGCGGGCAGGCGGACGGTGTCGCCGTCGGCGGTCCAGGACAGGACGGCGTCCATGAACTCCATGAACTGCGTCGCCCGGACGATGGAGTAAGGGATCGGCCCGGCCGCGAGGACGGTCTCCTGGAGCGTCTTGGCGCGGTAGTAGTCCAGCTCCGGCACCTGGTCCACGCCGACGATCGAAAGGATGACGAAGTGGCCGACGCCGCCCTTGTGGGCCGCGGCCAGGAGGTTGTCCATCGAGGTCTGGAAGAAGGCCGGGGAAGTTCCGTCGAACGTCGGGGAGTTCGTCAGGTTGACGACGACGTCCGCTCCCGCCACGGCCTCGTCCAGCCCTTGGCCGGTGATGACGTCGACTCCGGTGGACTGCGAGTGCGGGACCGCCTCGTGCCCGGCGGCGTTCAGGTCCCTGACGACCTGCGACCCGATGAGTCCGGTGCCGCCGATGACCGCGAACTTCATGACATGCCTTTCGTCGGTGGGATATCCGCAATGTGGCATATGAACCACCGCGTGGACGTGACATCCACCAAACTCGGATACTTTATGTCCGAGACAATACTCGGACACCTCCTGTCCGAGTCAAGCGGCGGGACCGGGAAAGCCTGAAGAGTGCGCCTGATTAGAGTGGTCGAGTGAAGATGTCCGGCGGTGTCGAGTGGGCCCTGCACTGCTGCGTCGTGCTCACGTCGGTCGACGAGCCCGTCCCGGCGACCAAGCTGGCGGAGCTGCACGACGTGTCGCCGAGCTACCTGGCCAAACAGCTGCAGGCTCTCTCCCGGGCCGGGCTCGTGCGCTCGGTCCAGGGCAAGGCGGGCGGCTACGTACTCACCCGGGACGCCGCCTCGATCACGGTGCTCGACGTGGTCGAAGCGGTCGACGGCCCCGGCCCGGCTTTCACCTGCACGGAGATCCGGCAGCGGGGCCCCCTGGCCACCCCGGCCGAGGCGTGCACCACACCCTGCCCGATCGCCCGCGCGATGGCCGGGGCGGACACGGCCTGGCGAGAAGCGCTACGGGCCGTCTCGATCGCCGATCTCGTCCAGGACGTCGGCGCCACGTCCGGCCCCGCCGCGCTGACCCGCGTCGGCGCGTGGCTGACCACGTCGTCGCAGGGCTGAGAGCGCGGCCGTCGCAGGGCTGAGAGCGCGGCCGTTTCGCCGGCGCCTGTAGCTACTGGCTAGCCCCTGCGACCCGTAGCGGAGGCGAAGCCCAGCCATGTGTGGCGGTTGCCCCACCAGCACCAGCCGACCTTGGGGGCGTTGCGCCGCTCGCGGCCGTCGCGGCCCGTGCCGTTGCTGATCCAGATCGCCGGGGTACGGGCGTCCAGGTCGCCGTTCGGCTTGCGCAGCCGGGAGCCGATGGTCATGAAGCAGCGGTTGCGCTCGAGGATCGGCGGCTGCTGGAGCACCCAGTGGATGCCTTCGGTGAGCAGCAGCGGGGTGCGGTCCTCCTTCGTGAGGGCCGGCAGCGCCTCTTCCGGGCTCCAGTTGGCCATGCGGTCGCCGCGGTCGATGCCGGTGACGACGTAGAGGGGGGCGTCGGGCAGTTCGACGGCGTCGGGCGCGAAACGGTCGACGTCGGGCATGTCGACGACCACGAAGCCGGGCTTGCCGTCGTGCCGGAGCAGCGGGGCGAGGGCGGACGCGGGGGCGCGGTCCGGGTGGACGGCGAGCAGCGCGTCGCTGCCTGCGCTGCCGGCGTCCCGCGCGAAGGTGCGGATCTCGTCGGCGGATATCCCCGCGAGCTCGTGCACCCCGAGCTCGATCAGGTGTTCCGCCTGGGTGGTGAGCGGCGGGAGCGAGGTCACGGTGGCGTTGGACGCACTGTCGGGCACAGGACTCCTCGGTTCGCGGTTCGCGGTGGCGGTGGCGGTGGCGGTGGCGGTGGCTGCGGACCTGAGGTCAACGAGGCGGTCTGCCGGAATGTTCCCGGTCATCACACCCGTACGCCACCACCCGTCCCGGCACACGGATGTGACCCGGCGTCTCGCCAGGAGCACGCCACCTGTGCCATGTGCCGTGGGTCGGACTGGTGTGGACGGCCGCGACGTACATGCCTGCGCTTCGAGAAACGGTGGTTCCTCCATGTCCGAAGAGCACGACAAGAACCAGTTCGAAGGGCGGCTCAGTCCTGCCCCGCAGGACGTCGGCGCCGGTTCCGACAACGACCGGACCGCGCTCGTCACCGCGGGGACGGCGCGCGGGCGGCGGCTGCGGCGGCAGGCCGCAGTAGTGGCCGGCGCTGTCGGCATCGCGCTCGTCGGGGTGGGCGGGGCGCTGCTCGGGCCCTGGGGCGACGACCCGCAGCACTCCTCCGCGACGTCGGCTCCCGACCCCACCTCCAGGGCCGACCTCGTCTCCACGCTCAAAGGTCTGCTGCCCAAGGGCAGGGTCACCGAACCGAACGGACTGGACGCCGCGGCCAGTCCCTTCGAGGCGGAGGTCGTCT
Above is a window of Streptomyces sp. DT2A-34 DNA encoding:
- a CDS encoding GNAT family N-acetyltransferase, which produces MADYGIRQASVSDVEAVAELRAVVLRADLERLGRYDEQRVRQRLRDGFDPAHTWVIEVGAAFAGCVALRPAEDAHWLEHFYLAPHLQGSGIGSGVLRELLERCDRRGVLVRLNVLRGSAAQRLYERHGFTVETEDAVDVFMVRELC
- a CDS encoding SDR family oxidoreductase, whose translation is MKFAVIGGTGLIGSQVVRDLNAAGHEAVPHSQSTGVDVITGQGLDEAVAGADVVVNLTNSPTFDGTSPAFFQTSMDNLLAAAHKGGVGHFVILSIVGVDQVPELDYYRAKTLQETVLAAGPIPYSIVRATQFMEFMDAVLSWTADGDTVRLPATPIQPIAAKDVARAVTEAAVGAPLNGIRDIGGPEIFPLDELGRITLSHKGDSRTVVTDPTAGMFAAVKGDVLTDKNAHLAPTRYTDWLS
- a CDS encoding Rrf2 family transcriptional regulator, whose translation is MSGGVEWALHCCVVLTSVDEPVPATKLAELHDVSPSYLAKQLQALSRAGLVRSVQGKAGGYVLTRDAASITVLDVVEAVDGPGPAFTCTEIRQRGPLATPAEACTTPCPIARAMAGADTAWREALRAVSIADLVQDVGATSGPAALTRVGAWLTTSSQG
- a CDS encoding DUF5701 family protein, which translates into the protein MPDSASNATVTSLPPLTTQAEHLIELGVHELAGISADEIRTFARDAGSAGSDALLAVHPDRAPASALAPLLRHDGKPGFVVVDMPDVDRFAPDAVELPDAPLYVVTGIDRGDRMANWSPEEALPALTKEDRTPLLLTEGIHWVLQQPPILERNRCFMTIGSRLRKPNGDLDARTPAIWISNGTGRDGRERRNAPKVGWCWWGNRHTWLGFASATGRRG